The following coding sequences are from one Desulfosoma caldarium window:
- the gspE gene encoding type II secretion system ATPase GspE, translated as MPESRAKMMDGVRSVWHRMRRRSAESVGSLPGGNGPAPLEGLPEFPFMDEGDFPDHPPRYNPLPVAYLKRFKVLPVMETDEAVTVVMANPMDLATQEVVRRAYGKPLKVYRTTAEVIAQFTYQWYEADTALQESEAQAEENPDLDAHLWDNPEHLRDMASEAPIVRLVNHIITRAVDVGASDIHIEPLKKLVKVRYRIDGVLHDQDDLPKKFQAAIASRIKLMARMNIAEMRLPQDGRIKFKLTKKEIDIRVSSLPTVFGESLVLRLLQKEDILLDLDALGFPKDLLNRFKQIIALPYGIVLVTGPTGSGKTTTLYAAINEINTPDRKIVTVEDPVEYQLDGVNQVQVQPKIGLTFAHCLRSFLRQDPDVMLVGEIRDLETAEIAIQAALTGHMVFSTLHTNDAAGAITRLEDMGVEPFMITSAVVAVLAQRLVRRVCSKCVREVTVGEEERRILAHEFGVPLEAVPASYRKGQGCEHCGGTGYRGRIGLFEFLPLDEPIQREILKGSDRHAIVAKAVGLGMGTLRQDGLEKVVSGMTTFEEVIRVTR; from the coding sequence GTGCCGGAGTCGAGAGCAAAGATGATGGATGGGGTGCGATCGGTGTGGCACAGAATGCGCCGAAGATCGGCGGAAAGTGTAGGGTCTTTGCCGGGCGGCAACGGCCCAGCGCCCCTGGAAGGTCTGCCGGAGTTTCCGTTCATGGACGAAGGCGATTTTCCGGACCATCCACCTCGGTACAATCCCCTGCCCGTGGCTTATCTCAAGCGCTTCAAGGTCTTGCCGGTGATGGAGACCGATGAGGCCGTCACCGTCGTCATGGCAAATCCCATGGATTTGGCCACGCAAGAAGTGGTGCGCCGGGCTTACGGAAAACCTTTGAAAGTCTATCGAACCACGGCGGAAGTGATCGCCCAGTTCACCTATCAGTGGTATGAGGCGGACACGGCCTTGCAGGAATCCGAAGCGCAAGCCGAAGAAAACCCCGATCTGGATGCGCACCTTTGGGACAACCCGGAACACCTTCGGGACATGGCCTCCGAAGCCCCCATTGTCCGCCTCGTGAACCATATCATCACCCGCGCCGTGGATGTGGGCGCCTCGGACATTCACATCGAACCGCTCAAAAAACTGGTCAAGGTCCGTTATCGCATCGACGGTGTGCTTCATGACCAGGACGATCTTCCCAAGAAGTTTCAGGCGGCCATCGCCTCGAGAATCAAACTCATGGCGCGCATGAACATCGCCGAAATGCGCCTGCCTCAGGACGGCCGTATCAAGTTTAAACTCACCAAAAAAGAAATCGACATCCGCGTTTCCAGCCTGCCCACGGTGTTTGGGGAAAGCCTGGTGCTGCGCCTGCTTCAAAAGGAAGACATTCTGCTGGACCTGGATGCTCTGGGCTTTCCCAAAGATCTTCTGAACCGATTCAAGCAGATCATCGCGTTGCCCTACGGCATTGTGCTGGTCACGGGCCCCACCGGATCCGGAAAAACCACCACGCTTTACGCCGCCATCAACGAAATCAACACGCCGGACCGCAAGATCGTCACCGTGGAAGACCCCGTGGAATACCAACTGGACGGCGTCAATCAGGTGCAGGTGCAGCCCAAGATCGGCCTAACCTTCGCCCATTGTTTGCGCTCTTTTCTGCGCCAGGACCCCGATGTGATGCTTGTGGGAGAAATCCGCGATTTGGAAACGGCGGAGATCGCCATTCAGGCAGCCCTGACCGGCCACATGGTTTTTTCCACGCTGCACACCAATGACGCGGCCGGCGCCATCACGCGATTGGAAGACATGGGCGTGGAACCCTTTATGATCACATCTGCGGTGGTGGCCGTTTTGGCCCAAAGGCTTGTTCGACGCGTGTGTTCGAAGTGTGTCCGTGAGGTCACCGTGGGCGAGGAGGAGCGGCGAATATTGGCCCACGAGTTTGGCGTGCCCTTGGAGGCTGTGCCGGCGTCCTATCGCAAGGGGCAAGGCTGCGAGCATTGCGGCGGTACCGGTTACCGAGGGCGCATCGGCCTTTTTGAGTTTCTGCCGTTGGATGAACCCATTCAGCGGGAGATTCTCAAAGGGTCCGATCGCCACGCCATCGTGGCCAAGGCCGTGGGCTTAGGGATGGGAACCTTGAGGCAGGACGGGCTGGAGAAGGTGGTCTCCGGCATGACCACCTTTGAAGAGGTCATTCGAGTCACACGGTGA
- a CDS encoding glycosyltransferase family 4 protein, which yields MRILVDVLPLVGLDTGIARYLRNLYGTIEALPDPPSMDIVYFDGRKTHLSIPRAAQPARWSKAVTALWRLPAPVTFTLRCARWIAYEQQLQRITKPGSYDLYHATSFVPAAVTDIPQVFSLYDLSLICYPQTHPTERVWFFRYWSRRRLDYATHILTISQYMREEICRLLGWPEEKVTAVPLAPARHFSPRPLEAVALVRKRLGLPKEYLLFVGSLEPRKNIGLAVQALTRCRHDIPLVLVGWTAWGDKRWLAEAQLHRRRPRLIALGYTDDETLACLYSGATALVYPSLYEGFGLPILEAMACGCPVICSNTSSMPEVAGEAAHLIDPLDPQDLASAIDQVLDASDYRQHLIRAGLKRAAGFSWERTARQTRSVFQAILSEARS from the coding sequence ATGAGAATTTTAGTCGACGTTCTTCCCCTTGTCGGGTTGGACACGGGCATAGCGAGATATCTGAGAAATCTCTACGGGACCATAGAGGCATTACCTGACCCGCCGTCCATGGACATTGTTTATTTTGACGGCAGAAAAACCCATCTGTCCATCCCTCGGGCAGCTCAGCCGGCCAGGTGGTCAAAAGCTGTCACGGCCCTGTGGCGGCTTCCCGCTCCCGTCACCTTCACCCTTCGGTGCGCGCGTTGGATCGCTTACGAACAGCAACTCCAACGAATAACCAAGCCTGGCTCCTACGACCTGTATCACGCAACCTCCTTCGTTCCGGCGGCGGTTACAGACATCCCGCAGGTTTTCAGCCTCTACGACTTGTCTTTGATATGCTACCCTCAGACTCACCCAACAGAAAGGGTGTGGTTCTTTCGGTACTGGAGCCGTCGTCGACTGGACTATGCCACCCACATCCTGACAATCTCTCAGTACATGCGCGAAGAAATTTGCCGGCTCCTGGGGTGGCCTGAGGAAAAGGTCACCGCGGTTCCCTTGGCTCCTGCCCGGCATTTTTCACCCAGGCCGCTCGAGGCGGTGGCCTTGGTTCGAAAACGCCTGGGCCTTCCAAAGGAATATCTGCTTTTTGTGGGTTCCCTTGAACCGCGCAAGAATATCGGCCTCGCCGTGCAGGCCCTTACGCGATGCCGACACGATATTCCCCTTGTGTTGGTGGGATGGACGGCATGGGGGGATAAGAGATGGCTTGCGGAGGCTCAACTGCATCGACGGCGACCTCGTCTCATCGCCCTTGGCTATACGGACGATGAAACTCTGGCGTGCCTCTACAGCGGCGCCACCGCCCTGGTGTATCCAAGCCTCTACGAGGGATTCGGTCTTCCGATTCTGGAGGCCATGGCCTGCGGTTGTCCCGTGATCTGCTCCAACACCTCCAGCATGCCCGAAGTGGCCGGCGAGGCGGCACACCTCATTGATCCGCTCGATCCACAAGACTTGGCCTCGGCCATCGACCAGGTGCTGGACGCGTCGGACTATCGTCAACACCTCATTCGAGCGGGCCTCAAGCGGGCCGCCGGCTTTAGTTGGGAACGCACAGCCCGCCAGACCCGATCCGTCTTCCAGGCGATTCTTTCAGAGGCGCGATCGTAA
- a CDS encoding ABC transporter permease, which produces MEPYQAPMDKNSISDKALKPAAGGIISLGMLKDVWAFRGFVISSVKREFHSRFVNARLGILWLVLQPLAMILIYTLIFSELMKPSLPGKASKFAYSIYLCSGLLTWSLFSNLLNRSIGIFVHNAHLLKKIHFPKLCLPLVAIFSSLVDFAIIMAIFVGFLLLTGEFPGVVIIGCVPPLAVLIALTVGLGVFLGVINVFYRDVEQTMGIVLQFWFWLTPIVYFDMSLPQIAKSFLAVNPIWPVINAMHRIFVEGAYPIWRTLIYPCVLSLIVVFLGMFSFWRLHGEIVDEL; this is translated from the coding sequence ATGGAACCTTATCAGGCGCCGATGGACAAAAACTCCATCTCCGACAAGGCCTTAAAGCCCGCCGCAGGAGGCATCATATCCCTAGGGATGCTCAAGGATGTGTGGGCCTTTAGGGGTTTCGTGATTTCCAGCGTCAAGCGGGAATTTCACTCTCGATTTGTGAACGCGCGCCTGGGCATTTTATGGCTCGTGCTTCAGCCGCTTGCCATGATCTTGATTTATACGCTGATCTTTTCAGAACTTATGAAGCCGTCCCTTCCCGGCAAAGCTTCTAAGTTTGCTTACAGTATCTATCTGTGTTCGGGCCTTCTGACGTGGAGCCTCTTTTCTAACCTTCTCAACCGCTCCATTGGCATCTTTGTCCACAACGCGCATCTTCTGAAGAAAATCCATTTTCCAAAGTTATGTCTTCCTCTCGTGGCGATCTTTTCAAGCCTTGTGGATTTTGCCATTATTATGGCTATATTTGTAGGCTTTTTACTCCTTACCGGAGAGTTCCCAGGAGTGGTCATCATAGGTTGTGTTCCGCCCCTCGCCGTTTTAATCGCTTTAACCGTTGGGCTCGGAGTGTTTCTCGGCGTCATCAACGTTTTCTACCGAGACGTGGAACAGACCATGGGGATCGTTCTTCAGTTTTGGTTCTGGCTGACACCGATTGTTTACTTTGACATGAGTCTTCCCCAGATTGCAAAGTCTTTCCTTGCGGTGAATCCCATCTGGCCTGTCATTAATGCGATGCATCGAATTTTTGTTGAAGGCGCTTACCCTATCTGGAGGACGCTGATTTACCCTTGTGTGCTGTCTCTCATTGTGGTTTTCCTTGGAATGTTTTCTTTCTGGAGGCTTCACGGCGAAATTGTGGATGAACTGTGA
- the gmd gene encoding GDP-mannose 4,6-dehydratase, with protein MAQRKALITGITGQDAAYLAKYLLDHGYHVVGTFRRTASSNMWRLEELGILDRVEMLPMDLLELTNIVRVVQRVQPSEIYNLAAQSFVGVSFEQSVYTSQVNAIGVCYLLEAIRTVDSGIRFYQASTSEMFGKVRAMPQNENTPFYPRSPYAVAKVYAHYMTINYREAHGLHATCGILFNHESPLRGREFVTRKITASLAKIRHGQQDVLELGNLDAYRDWGFAGDYVRGMHLMLQQPHGDDYVLATGEMHSVREFCEKAAQCAGFDLQWEGEGAQTRGRDRRTGKTVIRVNPAYYRPAEVDRLCGDASKAKRVLGWRPEMTFDQLVEHMMRADLERAARGVLQALRF; from the coding sequence ATGGCCCAACGAAAGGCCCTCATTACAGGAATTACAGGCCAAGATGCAGCTTACCTCGCCAAATACCTTTTGGATCATGGCTACCACGTCGTTGGAACTTTTCGACGCACCGCCTCTTCCAACATGTGGCGACTGGAAGAACTGGGCATCCTGGATCGCGTCGAAATGCTTCCCATGGACCTTCTGGAATTAACCAACATTGTTCGCGTGGTCCAAAGGGTTCAACCCTCGGAAATCTACAATTTGGCCGCCCAGAGCTTCGTCGGGGTCTCCTTTGAACAATCCGTCTACACCAGCCAGGTTAACGCCATCGGCGTGTGCTACCTTCTGGAAGCCATCCGCACGGTGGACTCTGGCATTCGGTTCTACCAAGCGTCCACGTCGGAAATGTTCGGCAAGGTGCGCGCCATGCCCCAAAACGAGAACACCCCCTTTTACCCGCGAAGCCCCTACGCTGTGGCGAAAGTCTACGCCCATTACATGACGATCAATTACCGAGAAGCGCACGGCCTGCACGCGACCTGCGGCATTCTGTTCAATCATGAATCCCCGCTGCGCGGTCGCGAATTCGTCACGCGTAAGATCACGGCCTCTTTGGCCAAAATCCGCCATGGCCAGCAGGATGTGCTGGAACTGGGTAATCTGGACGCCTATAGGGATTGGGGATTTGCCGGGGACTATGTGCGCGGCATGCACCTCATGCTGCAGCAGCCCCATGGCGATGACTATGTGTTGGCCACCGGGGAAATGCATTCCGTTCGAGAATTTTGCGAAAAGGCGGCACAATGCGCCGGCTTTGACCTGCAGTGGGAAGGCGAGGGAGCTCAAACGCGAGGACGAGATCGCCGCACAGGAAAAACTGTGATTCGCGTAAACCCGGCTTATTATCGTCCGGCGGAAGTGGATCGGCTCTGCGGCGACGCGTCCAAGGCCAAGAGGGTTCTGGGCTGGAGACCCGAAATGACCTTTGACCAGCTCGTGGAACATATGATGCGCGCCGATCTGGAGCGCGCGGCCCGCGGCGTCTTGCAGGCCTTGCGATTCTAA
- a CDS encoding type II secretion system F family protein: MQKFFFEGVDARGRKVRGTEEASDRESLLVSLSAKGVHVLRWSERPLGWDGLSFLRKNRLSARQRLEFISELAHLVRSGVPIDRCLQILADATTAERVRQLALTLREGIRGGQSFSQAVAQKAPEFGELTVSMIRVGEAGGVLDEALEKLAGFLARTEEIKRFIISSSIYPVVLLLVGIASVSAILGFVIPKFAAILEDLGPNIPAATRALIALSGVFRTFWWLLALVPVCLALGITAYAKKHENRRRLHAVLLKLPFLGRLVLEVELARMTRTLGTLLESGVPLLKSLSIAQAVARNVLLKEALQEIHEKVQQGVAMSTLMRASPIFPPKVVHMTSIGEETGDLGRVLGSVADSLEKEIQNKTKAALALLEPVVIVFMGILIGGMVISMLLAIFGIHEISF, encoded by the coding sequence ATGCAAAAATTTTTTTTCGAAGGCGTGGATGCGCGCGGGCGCAAAGTCAGGGGTACCGAAGAAGCTTCGGACCGGGAAAGCCTTCTGGTGAGCCTCAGTGCCAAGGGGGTGCATGTTCTGCGCTGGTCCGAGAGGCCCCTGGGATGGGACGGTCTTTCCTTTCTTCGAAAAAACCGCCTCAGCGCTCGGCAAAGGCTGGAATTCATTTCGGAACTGGCCCATCTGGTGCGTTCCGGAGTGCCCATTGACCGGTGCCTTCAAATCCTTGCCGATGCCACCACGGCGGAACGTGTGCGTCAGCTTGCGCTCACGCTTCGTGAAGGGATTCGCGGCGGCCAGAGTTTCTCCCAAGCCGTGGCCCAGAAAGCCCCCGAATTTGGTGAACTGACGGTGAGCATGATTCGCGTGGGGGAAGCGGGGGGTGTTCTGGATGAGGCGCTGGAAAAACTGGCCGGCTTTTTAGCACGCACCGAAGAGATCAAAAGATTTATCATCTCTTCTTCCATCTATCCCGTGGTGCTTCTTTTGGTGGGAATCGCCTCCGTCTCGGCCATTCTCGGATTTGTGATTCCCAAATTCGCCGCGATTTTGGAAGATCTGGGCCCGAACATTCCGGCCGCGACGCGGGCCTTGATCGCCTTGAGCGGGGTTTTTCGCACCTTTTGGTGGCTCCTGGCTCTTGTGCCCGTGTGCCTTGCCTTGGGGATCACTGCCTATGCGAAAAAGCATGAAAACCGACGACGCCTGCATGCCGTGCTTCTCAAATTGCCTTTCCTGGGGCGACTCGTCCTGGAAGTGGAACTGGCCCGCATGACGCGCACACTCGGCACCCTCCTGGAAAGCGGTGTGCCGCTCCTCAAATCCTTGAGTATTGCCCAGGCCGTGGCCCGCAACGTGCTCCTCAAGGAAGCCCTTCAGGAAATCCACGAGAAAGTGCAGCAGGGCGTGGCCATGAGCACCCTCATGCGGGCGTCGCCGATTTTTCCACCCAAGGTCGTGCACATGACGTCCATCGGCGAGGAAACCGGGGACCTGGGACGGGTCCTGGGCAGTGTGGCCGACAGCCTGGAAAAAGAGATTCAGAACAAGACCAAGGCGGCTCTGGCCCTTTTGGAGCCCGTGGTCATCGTCTTCATGGGAATTCTTATCGGCGGCATGGTCATTTCCATGCTTTTGGCCATTTTTGGCATCCATGAAATCTCATTTTAA
- a CDS encoding ABC transporter ATP-binding protein, which yields MGYIRVRNLGKAYKRYRSKHGRLLEWLGLGVHHDLRWVLRHVSFDVEPGESVGIIGLNGAGKSTLLKIIAGVVKPTTGFVDLGGRVSALLELGTGFHPDFTGRENVYTSGQLRGLSKKELDAKIEEIEHFADIGDYFDQPVRVYSSGMQVRLAFSVATAMRPHILIVDEALSVGDAAFQHKSFNRIRQFRDAGTTLLFVSHDPGAVKTLCNRALLIDNGLIIKDDTPEATLDYYNAIIVKHEEHQKIMQTETQRGRKSTRSGNTHVSISSVEMLQDGLPTRAVQSGEAVTIRIQCVSRVLVDDLTVGILIRDRLGNDIFGTNTWHHGIEMKGLEPGRMVCVDFYFPRLQLGTGSYSLTVALHKKDSHVAGNYDWWDRALVFQVVPDNGPYSIGSCNLQVVPNWCILN from the coding sequence ATGGGTTACATCAGGGTCAGGAATTTGGGCAAGGCTTACAAGCGTTACAGGTCGAAACATGGCAGATTGCTGGAATGGCTCGGGCTCGGCGTGCATCACGACCTGAGATGGGTGCTTCGCCACGTAAGTTTTGACGTCGAACCCGGCGAGTCTGTCGGCATTATCGGTTTAAACGGCGCAGGAAAGTCCACCTTGCTCAAGATCATCGCAGGGGTCGTCAAACCCACCACAGGTTTTGTGGACCTGGGGGGGCGCGTGTCTGCCCTTCTCGAGCTCGGCACGGGTTTTCATCCAGATTTTACGGGTCGCGAAAATGTCTACACGTCCGGTCAGCTTCGGGGGCTCAGTAAGAAGGAACTTGACGCCAAGATCGAAGAAATCGAACACTTTGCCGACATCGGCGATTACTTTGATCAGCCGGTACGGGTTTATTCCAGCGGCATGCAGGTGCGCCTGGCCTTCTCTGTCGCCACGGCCATGAGACCGCATATTCTGATCGTCGATGAGGCCCTCAGTGTGGGGGATGCCGCTTTTCAGCATAAAAGTTTTAATCGCATTCGACAGTTTCGAGATGCTGGAACAACCCTTCTTTTTGTGTCTCACGACCCCGGGGCCGTTAAAACCCTTTGTAACCGTGCGTTACTTATAGATAACGGTCTTATCATAAAAGATGATACACCAGAAGCCACACTCGACTACTATAATGCCATTATTGTCAAGCACGAAGAACATCAAAAAATCATGCAGACCGAGACACAAAGAGGTAGAAAATCAACTCGCTCCGGCAACACGCATGTCTCCATCTCGTCCGTGGAAATGCTTCAGGATGGGTTGCCCACAAGAGCTGTACAAAGTGGTGAGGCTGTAACCATCCGCATCCAATGTGTGTCTCGTGTATTGGTTGATGATCTTACTGTGGGCATTTTGATAAGGGATCGTCTTGGAAACGATATTTTTGGCACAAATACCTGGCACCATGGCATAGAAATGAAAGGACTTGAACCTGGCAGAATGGTATGTGTTGATTTTTATTTCCCTCGACTTCAGCTTGGAACAGGCAGTTATAGCCTGACCGTCGCGCTTCATAAAAAGGACAGTCACGTTGCCGGCAACTACGATTGGTGGGACAGGGCGCTGGTGTTTCAGGTCGTCCCTGACAACGGTCCCTATTCCATTGGAAGCTGCAATCTTCAGGTCGTGCCTAACTGGTGCATATTAAATTGA
- a CDS encoding glycosyltransferase, which produces MRIVIDMQGSQTESRFRGIGRYTLSFAQAVVRNRGEHEVVLALSGLFPDTIEPLRAAFDGLLPQENIRVWEAPGPVRECEPDNHTRREVAEKIREAFLAALQPDVIHVSSLFEGFVDDGVTSIKTFDHHTPVSVTLYDLIPLTNGKHYLDPKPAYRAYYLRKIDHLKRADRLFGISAYAGQEAVAHLGFDSAHVVHIGTASAGNFKPVTVQPHEERALRERLGLHRPFAFYFSASDERKNHPRLIKAWAQLPESLRQGHQLALAGVLTGHQTVFEQHVRKAGLKPGKDVVILPWLPDEEINLLLNLCKVFVFPSWHEGFGLPVLEAMECGKAVIASNTSSLPEVVGRQDALFDPFDVHAIAQKIRQVLTDDAFRHDLERHALEQANKFNWEQCAQRAWLAWENFHDSGKQDIRRLRQSWAATYHNFITNQQRLIDEIAMLLTSGRHPSEEELCRLAECMARCEQQIESYLRSKPLPKQTVWRIEGPFDSSYSLALVNRETARALESLGHTVVLHSTEGPGDFPANEQFLSQNPDLAEMYARSTSLPQDTADVTSRNLYPPRVADMKCRLNLLHSYGWEESGFPQEWVQLFNQSLQGMTVMSEHVKKVMVDNGVTVPVVVTGIGVDHWERIEPDKRLVVQAKKFRFLHVSSCFPRKGVDSLLQAYGRAFTIHDDVTLIIKTFPNPHNKIHRWLKEARDERPDFPDVLILEGDYTEAQLKALYEQCHALVMPSRAEGFGLPMAEAMISGLPVITTGWGGQLEFCNKETAWLVDYRFEWAKSHFHLFSSVWANPDIEHLAGVMREIYEMPEAQRKARSVSGRRLLLEKFRWVDVAKRLVESARSWACVKDTPTPRIGWVTTWNTRCGIAAYSEHLIRNMPSRVTVLAAHSDVSTAHDQDNVHRCWSVGESDPLDNLRVAVDQLDIDTLVIQFNYGFFRLDTLSEFLIDQIELGRVVVVELHSTTDPVHEPHKKIELMVPALSRCHRLLVHSVNDMNRLKSLGLVDNVALFPHGVIDYVPPAKEKLANEEKLILASYGFFLPHKGLHELIESVAILRDQGLPVELRMINAEYPVPESKRCIEQAKELISTKNLDGIVSICTQYLEDSSSLSRLSEADLIVFPYQNTGESASGAVRHGLASGRPVAVTPLSIFDDVKEVTFRLPGFTPQEIAEGIQLFWHYLLNEDSFALDILKSAERWRSMHRYSVLSPRFYNMLVALYQTAFTRAGAARGVCHCAGGPKLQQ; this is translated from the coding sequence ATGCGCATCGTGATAGACATGCAGGGCTCACAGACAGAGAGCCGATTCCGCGGCATCGGACGCTATACCCTATCCTTTGCCCAGGCCGTGGTGCGCAACCGCGGTGAACATGAGGTGGTTCTGGCCTTGAGCGGCCTCTTTCCCGACACCATCGAGCCCCTGCGCGCCGCCTTCGACGGCCTGCTGCCGCAAGAGAACATCCGCGTCTGGGAGGCGCCCGGCCCGGTGCGCGAGTGCGAGCCGGACAACCACACCCGCCGCGAAGTGGCCGAAAAAATCCGCGAGGCCTTTCTGGCCGCGCTGCAGCCGGATGTCATTCACGTGTCCAGCCTCTTCGAGGGCTTTGTGGATGACGGTGTCACCAGCATCAAGACCTTCGACCACCACACGCCGGTCAGCGTGACGCTGTATGATCTTATTCCCTTGACAAACGGTAAACATTATCTCGACCCCAAGCCGGCGTACCGTGCCTATTACCTGCGCAAGATCGATCACCTCAAACGGGCCGACCGACTTTTCGGCATTTCGGCATACGCCGGTCAGGAGGCCGTGGCGCACTTGGGCTTCGATTCGGCGCATGTGGTCCATATCGGTACGGCCAGCGCCGGGAACTTCAAACCCGTGACCGTTCAACCCCATGAGGAAAGGGCGCTGCGGGAAAGGCTTGGGCTTCACCGACCCTTCGCATTCTATTTCAGCGCCTCGGATGAGCGGAAAAACCACCCGCGCCTCATCAAGGCCTGGGCACAGCTTCCCGAATCGTTACGTCAGGGCCACCAGTTGGCCTTGGCCGGGGTACTCACGGGACACCAGACGGTGTTCGAACAGCATGTGCGGAAAGCCGGCTTAAAGCCGGGAAAGGATGTGGTTATTCTTCCTTGGCTGCCCGATGAAGAAATCAATCTATTGCTGAATCTCTGCAAAGTTTTTGTCTTTCCCTCTTGGCACGAAGGCTTTGGTTTGCCGGTCCTGGAAGCGATGGAATGCGGCAAGGCGGTCATCGCCAGCAACACCTCCAGCCTGCCGGAAGTGGTGGGGCGGCAGGATGCGCTCTTTGACCCTTTCGACGTGCATGCCATCGCCCAAAAGATCCGGCAGGTGCTCACCGACGACGCCTTTCGCCATGACCTCGAACGCCACGCCCTGGAGCAGGCCAACAAATTCAACTGGGAGCAATGCGCCCAAAGAGCTTGGCTGGCATGGGAAAACTTCCATGACTCGGGTAAACAAGACATTCGACGACTTAGACAGTCGTGGGCAGCCACATACCACAATTTCATCACGAATCAGCAGAGGCTGATTGATGAAATTGCAATGTTACTCACATCGGGGCGCCATCCGTCCGAAGAGGAATTATGCCGGTTAGCGGAATGTATGGCACGATGCGAACAACAAATAGAAAGCTATTTACGGTCAAAGCCGCTACCGAAACAAACCGTATGGCGCATTGAAGGCCCTTTCGATAGCAGCTATAGCTTGGCACTGGTGAATCGGGAAACGGCACGCGCCCTTGAAAGCCTGGGCCATACCGTTGTATTGCATTCAACCGAAGGACCCGGAGATTTTCCTGCCAATGAGCAGTTCTTGTCACAAAACCCTGACCTAGCCGAGATGTACGCTCGTTCTACATCGCTGCCACAGGACACGGCGGATGTAACGAGTCGCAACCTGTATCCTCCACGCGTCGCCGACATGAAATGTCGCTTGAATCTGCTTCATTCTTATGGTTGGGAGGAGTCAGGGTTTCCGCAAGAATGGGTCCAGTTGTTCAATCAAAGTTTGCAGGGTATGACCGTAATGTCCGAGCATGTTAAAAAGGTCATGGTTGACAATGGTGTCACGGTGCCGGTTGTGGTCACCGGAATCGGCGTGGATCATTGGGAACGCATCGAGCCAGATAAGAGACTTGTTGTTCAAGCCAAAAAGTTTCGCTTCTTGCACGTATCGTCCTGTTTTCCTCGAAAAGGTGTTGATTCCCTTCTTCAAGCGTATGGACGCGCATTCACCATTCATGATGACGTTACCCTGATCATTAAAACATTCCCGAACCCCCACAACAAAATCCATCGCTGGCTGAAGGAGGCCCGCGATGAAAGACCTGATTTCCCGGATGTTCTTATCCTTGAAGGAGACTACACAGAAGCCCAACTTAAGGCACTTTATGAGCAGTGTCATGCACTCGTGATGCCCAGCCGTGCGGAGGGTTTTGGACTACCCATGGCCGAGGCCATGATTTCCGGCCTGCCGGTAATCACAACAGGGTGGGGTGGTCAACTAGAGTTCTGCAACAAGGAGACCGCATGGCTCGTTGATTATCGGTTTGAATGGGCCAAAAGCCATTTTCATTTGTTTAGCTCGGTTTGGGCTAATCCGGACATCGAACATTTGGCCGGTGTTATGCGCGAGATATATGAAATGCCGGAGGCCCAACGGAAAGCCCGAAGTGTTTCGGGTCGTCGATTACTTCTAGAGAAATTCCGTTGGGTGGATGTGGCCAAACGCTTGGTGGAGTCTGCACGCTCATGGGCATGTGTGAAAGACACACCCACGCCGCGAATAGGTTGGGTGACGACGTGGAACACCCGTTGCGGCATTGCCGCATATTCCGAGCATCTCATTAGGAACATGCCAAGCCGTGTGACCGTATTGGCGGCCCATTCTGACGTGTCAACCGCGCATGACCAAGACAATGTTCATCGATGCTGGTCCGTCGGTGAGTCTGATCCCTTGGATAATCTTCGTGTCGCTGTTGATCAGTTAGATATTGACACACTTGTCATACAATTCAACTACGGTTTTTTTAGGCTTGACACCCTATCCGAGTTTTTGATTGACCAAATTGAGCTTGGCCGAGTTGTTGTTGTCGAGCTACATTCAACCACAGACCCGGTGCATGAACCGCATAAAAAAATCGAGTTGATGGTCCCAGCACTTTCCCGTTGCCATCGTTTACTGGTACATAGCGTGAACGACATGAACCGCCTGAAATCTCTCGGCTTGGTCGATAACGTCGCATTGTTTCCTCACGGTGTTATTGACTATGTGCCACCGGCCAAGGAAAAGCTTGCCAATGAGGAAAAACTTATTTTGGCATCCTATGGCTTTTTCTTGCCTCATAAAGGGCTTCATGAATTGATCGAATCTGTTGCTATCCTTCGTGATCAAGGCCTGCCTGTAGAACTCCGTATGATTAATGCCGAATACCCGGTCCCGGAATCGAAACGATGTATCGAACAAGCTAAGGAGCTCATCAGCACGAAGAACTTGGATGGCATCGTATCCATCTGCACACAATATCTTGAAGATTCGTCGAGCCTTTCCAGGCTTAGTGAAGCGGATTTGATCGTATTTCCTTATCAAAACACCGGAGAGTCAGCAAGTGGAGCCGTCCGACATGGATTGGCCAGCGGGAGACCTGTTGCCGTCACGCCTTTGAGTATTTTTGACGATGTGAAGGAGGTAACCTTTCGCCTCCCGGGCTTCACGCCGCAAGAGATCGCTGAGGGTATCCAATTATTTTGGCATTACCTGCTTAATGAAGATTCATTTGCACTCGATATTCTTAAATCCGCAGAGAGATGGAGGTCAATGCATAGATATTCAGTTCTAAGTCCTCGGTTTTACAATATGCTCGTTGCATTGTATCAGACGGCTTTTACGCGCGCCGGTGCAGCTCGTGGGGTTTGCCACTGCGCCGGCGGTCCTAAGCTTCAGCAATGA